Proteins found in one Methylobacterium sp. CB376 genomic segment:
- the ung gene encoding uracil-DNA glycosylase: protein MRDADTVAGALSRFRASGSPWLALPFFQDGSAERVAEAVDARRAQGAVILPPPDSVFAALTLTPLPEVRAVILGQDPYPTPGDAHGLAFSYRGARRLPASLRVILAEMAEDTGAPMPKTGDLSAWARQGVLLLNTALTVEAGQSGAHLALGWSDLTDQAVAAVSARQEAVAFLLWGAPARRRAALVDRDRHLVLEAGHPSPLNRRGDFRGARPFSRANAWLAEKGRPAIDWRLA from the coding sequence ATGCGAGATGCCGACACCGTCGCGGGGGCGCTCTCCCGCTTCCGCGCGAGCGGCTCGCCCTGGCTCGCCCTGCCCTTCTTCCAGGACGGCAGCGCCGAGCGGGTCGCGGAGGCGGTCGATGCGAGGCGGGCCCAGGGCGCCGTGATCCTGCCCCCGCCCGACAGCGTCTTCGCCGCCCTGACCCTGACGCCGCTCCCCGAGGTGCGGGCCGTGATCCTCGGCCAGGACCCCTATCCGACGCCGGGCGACGCGCACGGCCTCGCCTTCTCGTATCGCGGCGCCCGGCGCCTGCCGGCCTCGCTGCGGGTCATCCTCGCCGAGATGGCGGAGGATACCGGCGCGCCGATGCCGAAGACGGGCGACCTCAGCGCCTGGGCGCGCCAGGGCGTCCTCCTGCTCAACACGGCGCTGACCGTCGAGGCCGGACAATCCGGCGCCCACCTCGCCCTCGGCTGGTCGGACCTCACCGATCAGGCCGTCGCGGCGGTCTCCGCGCGGCAGGAGGCGGTCGCCTTCCTGCTCTGGGGCGCGCCGGCCCGGCGACGGGCGGCCCTCGTCGACCGCGACCGCCACCTCGTCCTCGAAGCCGGCCACCCCTCGCCCCTCAACCGCCGGGGCGACTTCCGGGGCGCCCGGCCGTTCAGCCGGGCGAATGCCTGGCTCGCCGAGAAGGGCAGGCCCGCGATCGACTGGCGTCTGGCCTGA
- the aqpZ gene encoding aquaporin Z, with the protein MFRKCVAEGIGTFWLTFAGCGSAVISAAFPQVGIGLLGVALAFGLTVLTMAYTIGPISGCHLNPAVTIGLTVGGRFPSKEIGPYVGAQVAGAVVAAMLLYVIASGAPGFDAAKGFAANGYGAHSPGGYGVGSAFLAEVVLTMMFLFIIMGATHGKAPAGFAPIAIGLGLTLIHLVGIPITNLSVNPARSTGPALVAGSWAVFQLWLFWVAPILGGALGGKLFRWLSEEPAAEVTGAAPKPAVP; encoded by the coding sequence ATGTTTCGCAAATGCGTCGCCGAAGGCATCGGCACCTTCTGGCTGACATTCGCCGGGTGCGGCAGCGCGGTGATCTCCGCCGCCTTCCCGCAGGTCGGGATCGGGCTCCTGGGCGTCGCCCTCGCCTTCGGACTGACCGTGCTCACCATGGCCTACACGATCGGGCCGATCTCCGGCTGCCACCTGAACCCGGCGGTCACGATCGGGCTCACGGTCGGCGGGCGGTTCCCCTCGAAGGAGATCGGCCCCTACGTGGGCGCGCAGGTGGCGGGGGCGGTGGTCGCGGCCATGCTGCTCTACGTGATCGCCAGCGGGGCGCCCGGCTTCGACGCCGCCAAGGGCTTCGCCGCCAACGGCTACGGGGCGCACTCGCCCGGCGGCTACGGGGTCGGCTCCGCCTTCCTGGCCGAGGTCGTGCTCACCATGATGTTCCTGTTCATCATCATGGGCGCCACGCACGGGAAGGCGCCGGCCGGCTTCGCGCCGATCGCCATCGGGCTCGGCCTGACGCTGATCCACCTCGTCGGCATTCCGATCACCAACCTGTCGGTGAACCCCGCCCGCAGCACCGGACCGGCCCTGGTCGCCGGCAGCTGGGCGGTGTTCCAGCTCTGGCTGTTCTGGGTCGCGCCGATCCTGGGCGGCGCGCTCGGGGGCAAGCTCTTCCGCTGGCTGAGCGAGGAACCCGCGGCCGAGGTCACGGGCGCCGCCCCGAAGCCCGCCGTCCCGTGA
- a CDS encoding inositol-3-phosphate synthase produces the protein MRQRTLRVAIAGVGNCASSFVQGLTYYRGAAPDEVVPGLMNVVLGGYHVADVEVVAAFDVSAAKVGRDLAEAIAAPPNNTARFAEVAPTGVTVARGPTLDGIGRYLRDMVPESGEAPVDVAAALERAGAEILVSYLPVGSQAATEHYAEAALRAGCAFVNCIPVFIASNPEWRARFAARRLPLIGDDIKSQVGATIVHRTLAHLFGERGVRLDRTYQLNFGGNSDFRNMLERERLESKKISKTQAVTSQVDRPLDPSDIHVGPSDYVPWLSDRKWAHIRLEGTAFGGVPLNLELKLEVWDSPNSAGIVIDAVRCAKLALDRRLGGALTGPSSWFMKSPPQQFSDEEAHRRTLRFVAGESEPG, from the coding sequence TTGCGACAGAGGACTCTGCGGGTCGCCATCGCGGGCGTCGGGAACTGCGCGTCGTCCTTCGTCCAGGGCCTCACCTATTACCGCGGCGCCGCCCCGGACGAGGTGGTTCCGGGGCTGATGAACGTGGTGCTCGGGGGCTACCACGTGGCGGACGTGGAGGTGGTGGCGGCCTTCGACGTGTCGGCCGCCAAGGTCGGGCGCGACCTCGCCGAGGCGATCGCCGCGCCCCCGAACAACACGGCCCGCTTCGCCGAGGTCGCGCCGACCGGCGTGACCGTCGCCCGCGGCCCGACCCTCGACGGGATCGGGCGCTACCTGCGCGACATGGTGCCGGAATCGGGCGAGGCCCCGGTCGACGTGGCGGCGGCGCTGGAGCGCGCGGGAGCGGAGATCCTGGTCTCCTACCTGCCGGTCGGGTCGCAGGCCGCCACCGAGCACTACGCCGAGGCGGCGCTCAGGGCCGGCTGCGCCTTCGTCAACTGCATCCCGGTCTTCATCGCCTCCAACCCCGAGTGGCGGGCGCGCTTCGCGGCGCGCCGCCTCCCGCTGATCGGCGACGACATCAAGAGCCAGGTCGGCGCGACCATCGTCCACCGCACGCTCGCGCACCTGTTCGGCGAGCGAGGCGTGCGCCTCGACCGCACCTACCAGCTCAATTTCGGCGGCAATTCCGACTTCCGCAACATGCTGGAGCGCGAGCGCCTCGAATCGAAGAAAATCTCGAAGACCCAGGCGGTCACCAGCCAGGTCGACCGGCCTCTGGATCCCTCCGACATCCATGTCGGGCCGAGCGACTACGTGCCCTGGCTGAGCGACCGCAAATGGGCGCATATCCGCCTCGAAGGCACCGCCTTCGGGGGCGTGCCGCTCAACCTCGAACTCAAGCTTGAGGTCTGGGATTCGCCGAACTCGGCCGGCATCGTCATCGACGCGGTGCGCTGCGCCAAGCTCGCCCTGGACCGCCGCCTCGGCGGGGCGCTCACCGGCCCGTCGAGCTGGTTCATGAAGTCGCCCCCGCAGCAATTCAGCGACGAGGAGGCGCATCGGCGCACGCTCCGCTTCGTGGCCGGGGAATCCGAGCCCGGCTGA
- a CDS encoding MaoC family dehydratase, whose translation MQAFDGPEALAAALGQELGVGGWITVDQAMIDRFAEATGDRQWIHVDPERAARESPYGTTVAHGYLTLSLVPLFIAELRRLDGLRLSLNYGLDRVRFPAPVLAGARLRGRVRLAAATPVPPRGLRVTYGVTVEIEGQERPACLADAVVLHHW comes from the coding sequence ATGCAGGCATTCGACGGGCCGGAGGCCCTGGCGGCGGCGCTCGGGCAGGAGTTGGGCGTCGGCGGCTGGATCACCGTGGATCAGGCGATGATCGACCGCTTCGCGGAGGCGACCGGGGATCGCCAGTGGATCCACGTCGATCCGGAGCGGGCCGCGCGCGAATCGCCCTACGGCACCACGGTGGCGCACGGCTACCTAACCTTGTCGCTGGTGCCGCTGTTCATCGCCGAACTGCGCCGGCTGGACGGCCTGCGGCTGAGCCTCAATTACGGGCTCGACCGCGTCCGGTTCCCGGCGCCGGTCCTGGCGGGCGCGCGCCTGCGCGGCCGGGTGCGGCTCGCGGCGGCGACCCCCGTGCCGCCGCGCGGGCTGCGGGTGACCTACGGCGTCACGGTCGAGATCGAGGGCCAGGAGCGACCCGCCTGCCTCGCCGATGCGGTGGTGCTGCACCATTGGTGA
- a CDS encoding peptidylprolyl isomerase: MQTVSLSWRTAALVLGLALPAVAQTAPAPNPAPDTVVARVNGSPVTAADLAVAADDPALSLPGVSDEQKKGLLVDYMVDLKLGAQAAEKAKVAESPDFTRKLAYFRDKLLLDEYLEREAKKAVTPEAARKLYDDTVKTLKPEEEVHARHILVDNEADAKKIAARIKGGEDFSKVAAETSKDPGSKAEGGDLGWFTKERMVPAFAEAAFKLDQGKVSDPVRTQFGWHVIKVEEKRTKPVPGFDEMKEQIDTYLTRKTQQDIITKLREQAKIEKTEAPAPAKPTEAKPTEAKPAEAK; this comes from the coding sequence ATGCAGACAGTTTCCCTTTCCTGGCGCACGGCCGCCCTCGTGCTCGGCCTCGCCCTGCCCGCCGTCGCCCAGACGGCGCCCGCGCCGAACCCGGCGCCCGACACGGTGGTGGCCCGCGTCAACGGCAGCCCGGTCACGGCCGCCGACCTCGCGGTCGCGGCCGACGACCCGGCGCTCTCCCTGCCGGGCGTGAGCGACGAGCAGAAGAAGGGGCTCCTCGTCGACTACATGGTGGACCTCAAGCTCGGCGCCCAGGCCGCCGAGAAGGCCAAGGTCGCCGAGAGCCCGGACTTCACCCGCAAGCTCGCCTATTTCCGCGACAAGCTGCTGCTCGACGAGTACCTGGAGCGGGAGGCCAAGAAGGCCGTGACGCCCGAGGCGGCGCGCAAGCTCTACGACGACACCGTCAAGACGCTGAAGCCCGAGGAGGAGGTGCATGCGCGCCACATCCTCGTCGACAACGAGGCCGACGCCAAGAAGATCGCGGCGCGGATCAAGGGCGGCGAGGACTTCTCCAAGGTGGCGGCCGAGACCTCCAAGGACCCCGGCTCCAAGGCCGAGGGCGGCGATCTCGGCTGGTTCACCAAGGAGCGCATGGTCCCGGCCTTCGCCGAGGCGGCCTTCAAGCTCGACCAGGGCAAGGTGTCGGACCCGGTCAGGACGCAGTTCGGCTGGCACGTCATCAAGGTCGAGGAGAAGCGCACCAAGCCGGTGCCGGGCTTCGACGAGATGAAGGAGCAGATCGACACCTACCTGACGCGCAAGACGCAGCAGGACATCATCACCAAGCTGCGCGAGCAGGCGAAGATCGAGAAGACCGAGGCGCCCGCGCCGGCCAAACCGACCGAAGCCAAGCCGACGGAAGCCAAGCCGGCCGAAGCCAAGTAG
- a CDS encoding bifunctional acetate--CoA ligase family protein/GNAT family N-acetyltransferase encodes MSTYRFDRILSPRSVALVGASERPGSFGAAILRNLREADFPGPIWPVNPRHDTVDGLPCHRSLEDLPEPADLVVVVSPAESVPGVVAAAGARGCGGALIISAGLGAGEGSLAEAARLAGRAHGLRLLGPECMGLAVPAARLNASLLAHRPPRGDLALITQSRTVAAGIAEWASGRGYGFSGVLSVGQAVDVDIADCLDHFSADRGTRAILLHLETIRDAPKFMSAARAAARAKPVVVLRSGRHETARADGRPVTHSGILAKPDAVYDAAFRRAGLLRVNALHEMFSAVETLGRQRPFPGKRLAIVTNGRGVGALAVDRLADLGGTLATLSPAAAERLDAALPPTGLPARPWANPLDLDADADGTRYAAALDALIADRENDAVLVINVPTALSGGEAVAGAVAEAVRRGRKASLRAKPVFAVSVGDSLAATEALGAAGIPRFPTDAEAVEGFMHLVRYREAQDDLMKTPDSLPKDFSPDVAAARTIVARAVREGRTWLDPREVAALFAAYAIPMLPVHFAADADAAAETAWPMIAAGATVALKVVSPDIVHKSDIGGVHLDLTSEAAVREAAADILARAARDRPEACVSGFVVQPMLRRRKARELIAGLTDDPVFGPVVVFGRGGTAVEVIDDRALALPPLDLRLAAELIGRTRVSRRLKAYRDVAAADERAIALVLVKLAQLAADLPEVRDLDINPLLADETGVIAVDARVAVAPSPAAGRRDAGRGPSHARFAVRPYPTEWERRIALDSVSAFIRPVRPEDEGLFEDFFRHVSEADLRLRFFAPVRDFSHAFLARLTQLDYARAIAFVALDDETGAMMGAVRLHADANHETGEYAILIRSDLKGIGLGWALMGLMLDWARAEGIRHVEGQVLRANTTMLTMCRKLGFAVGTDPSDPEVMLVRLDLAAASPAEPVEAG; translated from the coding sequence ATGAGCACCTATCGCTTCGACCGCATCCTCTCGCCGCGCAGCGTCGCGCTCGTAGGGGCGAGCGAGCGGCCCGGATCGTTCGGCGCCGCGATCCTGCGCAACCTGCGCGAGGCCGACTTCCCGGGACCGATCTGGCCCGTGAATCCCCGGCACGACACGGTCGACGGGCTGCCCTGCCACCGCTCGCTGGAGGATCTGCCGGAGCCCGCGGACCTCGTCGTGGTGGTCTCGCCGGCCGAGAGCGTGCCCGGCGTGGTCGCGGCGGCCGGGGCGCGCGGCTGCGGCGGGGCGCTGATCATCTCGGCCGGCCTCGGCGCGGGCGAGGGCTCGCTCGCCGAGGCGGCGCGCCTCGCCGGGCGGGCGCACGGCCTGCGCCTGCTCGGCCCGGAATGCATGGGGCTCGCGGTGCCGGCGGCGCGGCTCAACGCGAGCCTGCTCGCGCATCGGCCGCCCCGGGGCGACCTCGCCCTCATCACCCAGTCCCGGACCGTGGCGGCGGGCATCGCCGAATGGGCCTCGGGACGGGGCTACGGCTTCTCGGGCGTGCTCTCGGTGGGCCAAGCGGTCGACGTCGACATCGCCGATTGCCTCGACCACTTCTCGGCCGATCGCGGCACCCGGGCGATCCTCCTGCACCTGGAGACGATCCGCGACGCGCCGAAATTCATGTCGGCGGCCCGCGCCGCCGCCCGCGCCAAGCCCGTGGTGGTGCTGCGCTCGGGGCGGCACGAGACGGCGCGCGCGGACGGCCGGCCCGTCACCCACAGCGGCATCCTGGCCAAGCCCGATGCGGTCTACGACGCGGCCTTCCGGCGGGCCGGGCTGCTGCGGGTCAACGCGCTCCACGAGATGTTCTCGGCGGTCGAGACGCTCGGGCGTCAGCGGCCCTTCCCCGGCAAGCGCCTCGCGATCGTCACCAACGGCCGCGGCGTCGGGGCGCTCGCGGTCGACCGGCTCGCCGATCTCGGCGGCACCCTCGCGACCCTGTCGCCGGCCGCGGCCGAGCGGCTCGACGCGGCGCTCCCGCCGACCGGTCTGCCGGCGCGCCCCTGGGCCAACCCCCTCGACCTCGATGCGGACGCGGACGGCACCCGCTACGCCGCCGCCCTCGACGCGCTCATCGCCGACCGGGAGAACGACGCCGTGCTGGTCATCAACGTGCCGACCGCCCTGTCGGGCGGCGAGGCGGTGGCGGGCGCCGTGGCCGAGGCGGTGCGCCGCGGGCGCAAGGCGAGCCTGCGCGCCAAGCCGGTCTTCGCCGTCTCGGTCGGCGACAGTCTCGCGGCGACCGAGGCGCTCGGGGCGGCGGGCATCCCGCGCTTTCCCACCGACGCCGAGGCGGTGGAGGGCTTCATGCACCTCGTGCGCTACCGCGAGGCGCAGGACGACCTGATGAAGACGCCCGACTCGCTGCCCAAGGACTTCTCCCCGGACGTGGCCGCCGCCCGGACGATCGTCGCGCGGGCGGTCCGGGAGGGCCGGACCTGGCTCGACCCGCGCGAGGTGGCGGCCCTGTTCGCCGCCTACGCGATCCCGATGCTGCCGGTGCACTTCGCCGCCGATGCCGACGCGGCCGCCGAGACCGCCTGGCCGATGATCGCGGCCGGCGCCACGGTGGCGCTCAAGGTCGTCTCGCCCGACATCGTCCACAAGTCCGACATCGGCGGGGTGCATCTCGACCTCACCAGCGAGGCGGCCGTGCGGGAGGCCGCCGCCGATATCCTGGCCCGGGCCGCCCGCGACCGGCCCGAGGCGTGCGTGAGCGGCTTCGTGGTCCAGCCGATGCTGCGCCGGCGCAAGGCGCGCGAGCTGATCGCCGGCCTCACCGACGACCCGGTCTTCGGTCCGGTGGTGGTGTTCGGGCGGGGCGGCACCGCGGTCGAGGTCATCGACGACCGGGCGCTCGCGCTGCCGCCCCTCGACCTGCGCCTCGCCGCCGAGCTGATCGGGCGCACCCGCGTCTCGCGCCGGCTCAAGGCCTACCGGGACGTCGCCGCGGCGGACGAGCGGGCGATCGCGCTCGTCCTCGTCAAGCTCGCGCAGCTCGCCGCGGACCTGCCCGAGGTGCGCGACCTCGACATCAACCCGCTGCTGGCCGACGAGACCGGGGTGATCGCGGTCGATGCGCGCGTCGCCGTGGCGCCGAGCCCGGCCGCGGGGCGTCGCGATGCCGGCCGCGGCCCGAGCCACGCCCGCTTCGCGGTGCGGCCCTACCCGACCGAGTGGGAGCGCAGGATCGCGCTCGACAGCGTCAGCGCCTTCATCCGCCCGGTGCGCCCGGAGGACGAGGGCCTGTTCGAGGACTTCTTCCGGCACGTGAGCGAGGCGGACTTGCGCCTGCGCTTCTTCGCGCCGGTGCGCGACTTCAGCCACGCCTTCCTGGCCCGCCTGACCCAGCTCGACTACGCGCGGGCGATCGCCTTCGTGGCGCTCGACGACGAGACCGGCGCGATGATGGGGGCGGTGCGGCTCCACGCCGACGCCAACCACGAGACGGGCGAGTACGCGATCCTGATCCGCTCCGACCTGAAGGGGATCGGGCTCGGCTGGGCGCTGATGGGGCTGATGCTCGACTGGGCCCGCGCCGAGGGCATCCGCCACGTCGAGGGGCAGGTGCTGCGCGCCAACACCACCATGCTGACCATGTGCCGCAAGCTCGGCTTCGCGGTGGGGACGGACCCGTCGGACCCCGAGGTGATGCTGGTGCGCCTCGATCTCGCCGCCGCGAGCCCGGCCGAGCCGGTCGAGGCCGGCTGA
- the rpsF gene encoding 30S ribosomal protein S6, with translation MALYEHVFLARQDVTSQQVESMIEAYKGVIESNGGKVEKTEMWGVKSLAYRIKKNRKAHFTLLNIDAPPAALAEMERQMRISEDILRFLTIRVDALEGEPSAMMQKRDRDERKDRERGRRRDDDGYVGERNEEG, from the coding sequence ATGGCTCTGTACGAGCACGTGTTCCTGGCGCGCCAGGACGTGACCTCGCAGCAGGTCGAGTCGATGATCGAAGCCTACAAGGGCGTCATCGAGTCGAACGGCGGCAAGGTCGAGAAGACCGAGATGTGGGGCGTGAAGTCCCTCGCCTACCGCATCAAGAAGAACCGCAAGGCCCACTTCACCCTGCTCAACATCGACGCGCCGCCGGCCGCCCTGGCCGAGATGGAGCGCCAGATGCGGATCTCGGAGGACATCCTGCGCTTCCTGACCATCCGGGTCGACGCGCTGGAGGGCGAGCCCTCCGCGATGATGCAGAAGCGCGACCGCGACGAGCGCAAGGACCGCGAGCGCGGCCGTCGTCGGGACGATGACGGCTACGTCGGCGAGCGGAACGAGGAGGGCTGA
- the rpsR gene encoding 30S ribosomal protein S18, with protein sequence MAFGAGGGGGRRPFFRRRKTCPFSGPNAPKIDYKDVKLLSRYVSERGKIVPSRITAVSAKKQRELAQAIKRARFLGFLPYVIR encoded by the coding sequence ATGGCATTCGGTGCTGGTGGCGGCGGGGGCCGCCGTCCGTTCTTCCGTCGGCGCAAGACCTGCCCGTTCTCGGGCCCCAACGCCCCGAAGATCGACTACAAGGACGTGAAGCTCCTCTCCCGCTACGTGTCGGAGCGCGGCAAGATCGTTCCCTCCCGCATCACCGCGGTCTCGGCCAAGAAGCAGCGCGAACTCGCCCAGGCGATCAAGCGCGCCCGCTTCCTCGGCTTCCTGCCCTACGTCATCCGCTGA
- a CDS encoding DUF2232 domain-containing protein, with translation MASSLGIGVVAGLASALLIGVIVTATPLALLLYLLAPLPILIVSLGWRHRTGLVAAATGTLALMLAASPLRGLAFLVSTALPAWWLGYLALLGRPSGSGAPGAMEWYPLGRLLAWIAGTAAVALILVVVISSGDFAAYEERMRRIARGVTQIEMQSVRPDAETLPEGDLARIADRLLRIAPAVMGTTFTLLLTFYLWAAGRIVQLSGRLPRPWPDLPATAMPRAVVAGLVAAAALGLAPGFPGIFGIGLAGALGAAFALQGLAALHDRSRGRPGRAPLLIGLYLLVFLTQGIALTALALFGLADTLFRLRRRPAEVPAP, from the coding sequence ATGGCTTCCTCCCTCGGCATCGGCGTCGTCGCCGGCCTCGCCTCGGCCCTGCTCATCGGGGTCATCGTCACGGCGACGCCGCTCGCGCTCCTCCTCTACCTGCTCGCGCCGCTGCCGATCCTGATCGTGTCGCTGGGCTGGCGCCACCGCACCGGGCTCGTCGCCGCCGCGACCGGCACGCTCGCGCTGATGCTCGCCGCCTCGCCCCTGCGCGGCCTCGCCTTCCTGGTCTCGACGGCCCTGCCGGCCTGGTGGCTCGGCTACCTCGCCCTGCTCGGCCGCCCGTCCGGGTCCGGCGCCCCCGGCGCGATGGAATGGTACCCGCTCGGCCGCCTCCTCGCCTGGATCGCCGGCACCGCCGCGGTCGCGCTGATCCTAGTGGTGGTGATCTCCTCGGGCGATTTCGCCGCCTACGAGGAGCGCATGCGGCGCATCGCCCGCGGCGTGACCCAGATCGAGATGCAGTCGGTCCGGCCGGACGCCGAGACCCTGCCGGAGGGCGACCTCGCCCGCATCGCCGACCGGCTCTTGCGCATCGCGCCGGCCGTGATGGGCACGACCTTCACCCTGCTGCTGACCTTCTATCTCTGGGCGGCCGGCCGCATCGTCCAACTCTCGGGCCGCCTGCCCCGGCCCTGGCCGGACCTGCCGGCGACCGCCATGCCCCGGGCCGTCGTCGCCGGGCTCGTCGCGGCCGCCGCCCTCGGCCTCGCCCCCGGCTTCCCTGGCATCTTCGGCATCGGGCTCGCGGGAGCGCTGGGGGCCGCCTTCGCGCTCCAGGGGCTCGCCGCCCTGCACGACCGCAGCCGCGGCAGGCCCGGCCGGGCGCCGCTCCTGATCGGCCTCTACCTGCTCGTGTTCCTGACCCAGGGGATCGCGCTCACCGCCCTGGCCCTGTTCGGGCTCGCCGACACCCTGTTCCGCCTGCGCCGCCGCCCCGCGGAGGTGCCCGCCCCCTGA
- the rplI gene encoding 50S ribosomal protein L9, giving the protein MEVILLERVAKLGQMGETVKVRPGFARNYLLARGKALRATEANKKRFEDQRAQLEARNLERRTEAQAVAEKLDGQSFVLIRQSGETGVLYGSVSTRDLAEVLTQNGFTVGREQFSLNQPIKTLGLHNVPVVLHPEVEVTVTVNVARSPEEAERQARGESTTVRDELDLEELGLEVGAALAEAGPDAGER; this is encoded by the coding sequence ATGGAAGTGATCCTGCTCGAGCGCGTGGCCAAGCTCGGCCAGATGGGCGAGACCGTGAAGGTCCGCCCGGGCTTCGCCCGCAACTACCTGCTCGCCCGCGGCAAGGCGCTGCGCGCCACCGAGGCGAACAAGAAGCGCTTCGAGGACCAGCGCGCCCAGCTCGAGGCCCGCAACCTGGAGCGCCGCACCGAGGCGCAGGCCGTGGCCGAGAAGCTCGACGGCCAGAGCTTCGTGCTGATCCGCCAGTCCGGCGAGACCGGCGTCCTCTACGGCTCGGTCTCGACCCGCGACCTCGCCGAGGTGCTGACCCAGAACGGCTTCACGGTGGGCCGCGAGCAGTTCAGCCTCAACCAGCCGATCAAGACGCTCGGCCTGCACAATGTCCCGGTGGTGCTGCACCCGGAGGTCGAGGTGACCGTGACGGTCAACGTCGCCCGCAGCCCCGAGGAGGCGGAGCGCCAGGCCCGCGGCGAGTCGACCACGGTGCGCGACGAGCTCGACCTGGAGGAGCTCGGCCTCGAGGTCGGCGCCGCCCTGGCCGAGGCCGGGCCGGACGCCGGGGAGCGCTGA
- a CDS encoding replicative DNA helicase, producing MAIPSTLTANLEPVPQEYRVAPHNIDAEQALLGAILVNNDAYYRVSDFLLAEHFMEEVHRRIFEVAVSLIKAGKLASPITLKTFLGDADLGGLTVSQYLARLAAEATTVINAEHYGRTIYDLALRRRLITIGEDLVNGAYEAPVETSPRDQIEATERRLYELAETGKYDGGFQKFSEALTAAVDMAAKAYQREGRLSGIATGLSDLDGKMGGLQPSDLIILAGRPGMGKTSLATNIAFNIAKAYAGEKQPDGTMKTVNGGVVGFFSLEMSAEQLATRIIAEQSGVASYKIRRGDIRPEDFYKITDAARDMQTIPFYIDQTGGLSIAQLAARARRLKRQRGLDLLVVDYLQLLSGASKKGDNRVQEMTEITTGMKALAKELEVPIVALSQLSRQVESRDDKRPQLSDLRESGSIEQDADVVLFVFREEYYVKNKKPREGTEEFFTWEAEMNRVYGKAEVIIGKQRHGPTGTVELQFDAEITRFSNLAQGDRLPEPM from the coding sequence ATGGCCATTCCCAGCACCCTGACGGCGAACCTGGAGCCCGTGCCCCAGGAATACCGGGTCGCGCCCCACAACATCGACGCGGAGCAGGCCCTGCTCGGCGCCATCCTGGTCAACAACGACGCCTATTACCGCGTCTCGGACTTCCTCCTGGCCGAGCACTTCATGGAGGAGGTGCACCGGCGGATCTTCGAGGTGGCGGTCAGCCTGATCAAGGCCGGCAAGCTGGCGAGCCCGATCACGCTCAAGACCTTCCTGGGCGACGCGGATCTGGGCGGGCTCACGGTGAGCCAGTACCTCGCGCGGCTCGCCGCCGAGGCGACGACCGTCATCAACGCCGAGCATTACGGGCGCACGATCTACGACCTCGCCCTGCGGCGGCGCCTGATCACGATCGGCGAGGATCTGGTCAACGGCGCCTACGAGGCGCCGGTCGAGACCTCGCCCCGCGACCAGATCGAGGCGACGGAGCGGCGCCTCTACGAACTCGCGGAGACCGGCAAGTACGACGGCGGCTTCCAGAAATTCTCCGAGGCGCTCACCGCCGCCGTCGACATGGCCGCCAAGGCCTACCAGCGCGAGGGGCGGCTGTCGGGCATCGCCACCGGCCTTTCGGACCTCGACGGCAAGATGGGCGGGCTGCAGCCCTCCGACCTGATCATCCTCGCGGGCCGCCCCGGCATGGGCAAGACCTCGCTCGCCACCAACATCGCCTTCAACATCGCCAAGGCCTATGCCGGCGAGAAGCAGCCGGACGGCACGATGAAGACCGTCAACGGCGGCGTCGTCGGCTTCTTCTCGCTCGAGATGTCGGCCGAGCAGCTCGCCACCCGCATCATCGCGGAGCAGTCGGGCGTCGCCTCCTACAAGATCCGCCGGGGCGACATCCGCCCGGAGGATTTCTACAAGATCACCGACGCCGCCCGGGACATGCAGACGATCCCGTTCTACATCGACCAGACCGGCGGCCTCTCGATCGCGCAGCTCGCCGCGCGGGCGCGGCGGCTGAAGCGCCAGCGCGGCCTCGACCTCCTGGTGGTCGACTACCTCCAGCTCCTCTCCGGCGCCTCCAAGAAGGGCGACAACCGCGTGCAGGAGATGACCGAGATCACCACCGGCATGAAGGCCCTCGCCAAGGAGCTGGAAGTGCCGATCGTCGCCCTGTCGCAGCTCTCCCGCCAAGTCGAGTCCCGCGACGACAAGCGGCCCCAGCTCTCGGACCTGCGCGAATCGGGCTCGATCGAGCAGGACGCCGACGTGGTGCTGTTCGTCTTCCGCGAGGAATACTACGTCAAGAACAAGAAGCCGCGCGAGGGCACCGAGGAGTTCTTCACCTGGGAGGCGGAGATGAACCGCGTCTACGGCAAGGCCGAGGTGATCATCGGCAAGCAGCGCCACGGCCCGACCGGCACGGTCGAGCTCCAGTTCGACGCCGAGATCACGCGCTTCTCGAATCTCGCGCAGGGCGACCGGCTGCCGGAGCCGATGTGA